Proteins encoded within one genomic window of Myxococcales bacterium:
- a CDS encoding ABC transporter permease, which produces MPARGFEWFVAWRHLRGRPARLPRTLFVGVGLSILGLAAVLVASQWTAKLSSSADLFLPYRQLRLLGYVKTAGVVSAGLGALLVYLGVLFSRFTVFTAFSIFGVFLGTAAPIVALSVMSGFESDLKGKIRGWKADLVVESDGETPFVNWRPLLSEIAALPNVEGVTPFLEAELMIRSGNTPAGIVLRGIEPSSAARVLDLGRHLKEGDMRDLQPAARPDDQVEHVEPAPLPEALVHPDGSADGKSADDAEPDVDSEGDDVGAGDIFPRGARVITRSPLGVETPAVFLGEELFSRTLRLFVGDGVDIVCPLCGVGPSGPMPQSRPFRVAGHFKSGMYEYDSKLAYVHLSEAQRFLHMPGEITGIDVRTRRAEDARGVADLLAAKLGTGYRVRTWEDLNRALFLALRLEKIAMFIALAFIALVASFSIVSNLFMLVTEKGREVAILKGMGATNGGIRRVFLLEGLYIGLLGSVFGALVGVAACLLMETYGLPLPSDIYYIDQLPVVMRPVEVLGISGVALALAILAAVYPAQLASRLRPVEGLRYE; this is translated from the coding sequence ATGCCCGCACGCGGCTTCGAATGGTTCGTGGCTTGGCGGCACCTCCGGGGCCGTCCCGCCCGGCTGCCACGAACGTTGTTCGTGGGGGTGGGCCTATCCATCCTTGGCCTGGCCGCGGTGCTCGTGGCCAGCCAATGGACGGCGAAGCTGTCGTCATCCGCAGACCTGTTTTTGCCTTACCGGCAGCTGCGGCTGCTTGGTTACGTGAAGACCGCCGGCGTGGTCAGCGCTGGGCTGGGGGCGCTGCTGGTCTACTTGGGCGTGCTGTTCAGCCGGTTCACCGTGTTCACGGCTTTTTCGATCTTCGGCGTGTTCCTGGGAACCGCCGCCCCCATCGTAGCCTTGTCCGTGATGTCTGGCTTTGAATCGGACTTGAAGGGGAAGATCCGCGGTTGGAAGGCGGACCTGGTCGTGGAATCGGACGGGGAGACCCCCTTCGTGAACTGGCGACCCCTGTTGTCCGAGATCGCCGCACTACCAAACGTCGAAGGCGTCACGCCCTTCCTCGAAGCCGAGCTGATGATCCGAAGCGGAAACACACCCGCCGGGATCGTGCTCCGCGGGATCGAACCGTCTTCCGCTGCACGGGTGCTCGATCTCGGGCGGCACCTCAAAGAGGGTGACATGCGTGATTTGCAGCCCGCCGCACGCCCCGACGATCAGGTCGAGCACGTGGAGCCTGCGCCCCTTCCCGAGGCGCTCGTCCACCCGGATGGCTCCGCGGATGGGAAGTCAGCTGACGACGCAGAGCCCGACGTGGACAGCGAAGGGGACGACGTCGGTGCGGGCGACATCTTTCCCCGAGGCGCCCGCGTGATCACGCGCTCACCCCTTGGCGTCGAAACGCCCGCCGTATTCCTGGGCGAGGAATTGTTCTCCCGGACCTTGCGTTTATTCGTGGGGGACGGGGTCGATATCGTCTGCCCCCTGTGCGGGGTCGGCCCCTCGGGCCCGATGCCCCAAAGCCGCCCCTTCCGGGTGGCCGGACACTTCAAGAGCGGCATGTACGAATACGACTCAAAGCTGGCCTACGTGCATTTGTCGGAGGCACAGCGCTTCCTCCACATGCCGGGCGAAATCACTGGAATCGACGTGCGCACCCGTCGGGCCGAGGACGCCCGGGGGGTCGCCGACCTGCTCGCGGCGAAGCTGGGCACGGGCTACCGCGTTCGCACCTGGGAGGACTTGAACAGGGCACTGTTTCTGGCTTTGCGGCTCGAGAAGATCGCGATGTTCATCGCGCTGGCGTTCATCGCCCTGGTTGCATCGTTCTCGATCGTCTCGAATCTCTTCATGCTGGTCACCGAAAAGGGCAGGGAGGTCGCGATTCTCAAGGGCATGGGCGCCACGAACGGGGGGATCCGCCGGGTGTTTCTTCTCGAGGGCCTCTACATCGGCCTGCTTGGGAGCGTCTTCGGTGCACTGGTCGGGGTGGCAGCTTGCCTCCTGATGGAAACCTATGGCCTGCCCCTGCCGAGCGACATCTACTACATCGATCAGTTGCCCGTGGTCATGCGCCCGGTAGAGGTGCTCGGCATCTCTGGTGTCGCGCTGGCGCTTGCCATTTTGGCAGCGGTTTACCCCGCACAGCTGGCCTCGCGCCTCCGCCCGGTGGAAGGGCTTCGCTACGAATGA